In one window of Anser cygnoides isolate HZ-2024a breed goose chromosome 3, Taihu_goose_T2T_genome, whole genome shotgun sequence DNA:
- the LOC136790488 gene encoding uncharacterized protein: protein MCAAESQKENSTEKSQAGAMELPDLTVQKSSVKLLMKRWESASALTPSLAFQRLPAPRSLAPEKASPGSTVEEAAADSGRADVTLGGPRRTETFPISVKELQSHFETLGGRKEAESGKSSLPPALATQPGSQTDISLMEVSSVKRGRAIFEKMSSGNGQTTNTEVGGCKAVGGLPEDSPPNTGNTLTEFQENVSLKDKMALYQAAVSKAENSNRFANTSEEIKSCTVPGGLAAVRKHFENGQMTPSMTTFAHSQHQHKAAEETSSTTQLPLSSSTREAECSATSSKEAPLEAFQSKEVSLGEQVTPETNGASTLTRHTDEAVSNAAVDVEVPTTSTEVCDHQTERTAEENAVPIDRETATSVPDGKFLRCTEILNLRKNEDKRQNVEGYLDQAIPLALPSEALHQPKSTMPSALARMRAMNAIIKSHAHSVRRPRHQGAAGLPVLSVCAQENAKVQRGATYSDEMLPKPGEPQMREPLRQPKSRSNCAASRIKAINDIHRNLHHSQRRPNQEGAAFLVEDAQGFKTTESGLKNKDASVTVSVLCSNAQQVDNKEMK, encoded by the exons atgtgtgcagcagagtcacaaaaggaaaattcaactgaGAAGAGCCAAGCG GGCGCGATGGAGCTGCCCGACTTGAccgtgcagaagagctctgtgaagctcctCATGAAGAGATGGGAGTCCGCCAGTGCTCTGACACCTAGCCTGGCCTTCCaacgcctgccagccccacggtccctggcaccagagaaagccagcccaggcagcaccgtggAGGAAGCCGCGGCAGACAGCGGGAGGGCGGACGTCACCCTGGGTGGCCCTCGCCGGactgagaccttccccatctctgtcaaggagctgcagagccactttgagaccctgggtggcaggaag GAAGCGGAAAGTGGCAaaagctcactgccaccagcactggccacTCAGCCTGGGAGCCAGACGGACATTTCTCTGATGGAAGTGTCCAGCGTGAAACGGGGGAGGGcaatctttgagaagatgtcctCAGGCAATGGACAGACCACCAACACTGAAG tgggtggctgcaaagctgtaggAGGACTTCCAGAAGACAGCCCTCCCAACACCGGCAATACACTGACGGAATTCCAGGAGAATGtctccttgaaagacaaaatggctctgtatcaggctgcggtgtcaaaggcagagaacagcaaccgctttgccaat acctcagaggaaatcaagtcctgcactgtgcccggcggcctggctgcagtgaggaaacactttgagaaTGGGCAGATGACCCCTTCAATGACCACCTTCGctcactcccagcaccagcacaaagctgcagag gagacctcaagtaccactcagctcccactatcaagcagcaccagggaagctgagtgcaGTGCGACGAGCTCCAAAGAAGCCCCACTAGAAGCCTTTCAAAGCAAAGAG gtttctctcggggagcaagtgactccagagacaaacGGGGCTTCTACACTCACCCGGCATACTGATGAAGCAG taagcaatgcAGCTGTGGACGTGGAGGTCCCAACCACTTCCACAGAGGTTTGTGACCATCAGacggaaaggacagcagaggaaaacgctgttcccatagacagagagactgcaacatctgtaccagatggcaag ttcctcagatgcacagaaattcTCAACTTGAGGAAAAACGAAGACAAGCGTCAAAATGTCGAGGGCTATCTGGACCAGGCAATTCCACTGGCACTGCCGAGcgaagcactgcaccagcccaaAAGCACCATGCCGTCTGCTCTTGCCAGAATGAGAGCCATGAATGCAATCATCAAGAGCCATGCACATTCTGTAAGACGGCCACgtcaccaaggagctgctgggctgccagttcTAAGTGTATGTGCACAAGAAAATGCAAAGGTTCAAAGAGGCGCCACCTATTCAGACGAGATGCTCCCTAAGCCTGGGGAGCCGCAGATGAGGGAGCCACTGAGAcaacccaaaagcagaagcaattgtgcggcttccagaattaaggccatcaacgacatccacaggaacctacaccattctcaaaggcgtccaaaccaggaaggggctgcttttctggtggaggatgcgcaagggttcaaaacaacagaatccgGCCTGAAGAACAAAGACGCAAGCGTCACagtctctgtgttgtgcagtaatgcacaacaagttgacaataaagagatgaagtga
- the LOC136790487 gene encoding uncharacterized protein — protein sequence MCAAESQKENSTEKSQAGAMELPDLTVQKSSVKLLMKRWESASALTPSLAFQRLPAPRSLAPEKASPGSTVEEAAADSGRADVTLGGPRRTETFPISVKELQSHFETLGGRKEAESGKSSLPPALATQPGSQTDISLMEVSSVKRGRAIFEKMSSGNGQTTNTEVGGCKAVGGLPEDSPPNTGNTLTEFQENVSLKDKMALYQAAVSKAENSNRFANTSEEIKSCTVPGGLAAVRKHFENGQMTPSMTTFAHSQHQHKAAEETSSTTQLPLSSSTREAECSATSSKEAPLEAFQSKEVSLGEQVTPETNGASTLTRHTDEAVSNAAVDVEVPKTSTEVCDHQMERTAEENAVPIDRETATSVPDGKFLRCTEILNLRKNEDKRQNVEGYLDQAIPLALPSEALHQPKSTMPSALARMRAMNAIIKSHAHSVRRPRHQGAAGLPVLSVCAQENAKVQRGATYSDEMLPKPGEPQMREPLRQPKSRSNCAASRIKAINDIHRNLHHSQRRPNQEGAAFLVEDAQGFKTTESGLKNKDASVTVSVLCSNAQQVDNKEMK from the exons atgtgtgcagcagagtcacaaaaggaaaattcaactgaGAAGAGCCAAGCG GGCGCGATGGAGCTGCCCGACTTGAccgtgcagaagagctctgtgaagctcctCATGAAGAGATGGGAGTCCGCCAGTGCTCTGACACCTAGCCTGGCCTTCCaacgcctgccagccccacggtccctggcaccagagaaagccagcccaggcagcaccgtggAGGAAGCCGCGGCAGACAGCGGGAGGGCGGACGTCACCCTGGGTGGCCCTCGCCGGactgagaccttccccatctctgtcaaggagctgcagagccactttgagaccctgggtggcaggaag GAAGCGGAAAGTGGCAaaagctcactgccaccagcactggccacTCAGCCTGGGAGCCAGACGGACATTTCTCTGATGGAAGTGTCCAGCGTGAAACGGGGGAGGGcaatctttgagaagatgtcctCAGGCAATGGACAGACCACCAACACTGAAG tgggtggctgcaaagctgtaggAGGACTTCCAGAAGACAGCCCTCCCAACACCGGCAATACACTGACAGAATTCCAGGAGAATGtctccttgaaagacaaaatggctctgtatcaggctgcggtgtcaaaggcagagaacagcaaccgctttgccaat acctcagaggaaatcaagtcctgcactgtgcccggcggcctggctgcagtgaggaaacactttgagaaTGGGCAGATGACCCCTTCAATGACCACCTTCGctcactcccagcaccagcacaaagctgcagag gagacctcaagtaccactcagctcccactatcaagcagcaccagggaagctgagtgcaGTGCGACGAGCTCCAAAGAAGCCCCACTAGAAGCCTTTCAAAGCAAAGAG gtttctctcggggagcaagtgactccagagacaaacGGGGCTTCTACACTCACCCGGCATACTGATGAAGCAG taagcaatgcAGCTGTGGACGTGGAGGTCCCAAAGACTTCCACAGAGGTGTGTGACCATCAGatggaaaggacagcagaggaaaacgctgttcccatagacagagagactgcaacatctgtaccagatggcaag ttcctcagatgcacagaaattcTCAACTTGAGGAAAAACGAAGACAAGCGTCAAAATGTCGAGGGCTATCTGGACCAGGCAATTCCACTGGCACTGCCGAGcgaagcactgcaccagcccaaAAGCACCATGCCGTCTGCTCTTGCCAGAATGAGAGCCATGAATGCAATCATCAAGAGCCATGCACACTCTGTAAGACGGCCACgtcaccaaggagctgctgggctgccagttcTAAGTGTATGTGCACAAGAAAATGCAAAGGTTCAAAGAGGCGCCACCTATTCAGACGAGATGCTCCCTAAGCCTGGGGAGCCGCAGATGAGGGAGCCACTGAGAcaacccaaaagcagaagcaattgtgcggcttccagaattaaggccatcaacgacatccacaggaacctacaccattctcaaaggcgtccaaaccaggaaggggctgcttttctggtggaggatgcgcaagggttcaaaacaacagaatccgGCCTGAAGAACAAAGACGCAAGCGTCACagtctctgtgttgtgcagtaatgcacaacaagttgacaataaagagatgaagtga
- the LOC136790269 gene encoding uncharacterized protein: MCAAESQKENSTEKSQAGAMELPDLTVQKSSVKLLMKRWESASALTPSLAFQRLPAPRSLAPEKASPGSTVEEAAADSGRADVTLGGPRRTETFPISVKELQSHFETLGGRKEAESGKSSLPPALATQPGSQTDISLMEVSSVKRGRAIFEKMSSGNGQTTNTEVGGCKAVGGLPEDSPPNTGNTLTEFQENVSLKDKMALYQAAVSKAENSNRFANTSEEIKSCTVPGGLAAVRKHFENGQMTPSMTTFAHSQHQHKAAEETSSTTQLPLSSSTREAECSATSSKEAPLEAFQSKEVSLGEQVTPETNGASTLTRHTDEAVSNAAVDVEVPTTSTEVCDHQTERTAEENAVPIDRETATSVPDGKFLRCTEILNLRKNEDKRQNVEGYLDQAIPLALPSEALHQPKSTMPSALARMRAMNAIIKSHAHSVRRPRHQGAAGLPVLSVCAQENAKVQRGATYSDEMLPKPGEPQMREPLRQPKSRSNYRQVKRRRLFLRPSLLGSEIVTDEVG; the protein is encoded by the exons atgtgtgcagcagagtcacaaaaggaaaattcaactgaGAAGAGCCAAGCG GGCGCGATGGAGCTGCCCGACTTGAccgtgcagaagagctctgtgaagctcctCATGAAGAGATGGGAGTCCGCCAGTGCTCTGACACCTAGCCTGGCCTTCCaacgcctgccagccccacggtccctggcaccagagaaagccagcccaggcagcaccgtggAGGAAGCCGCGGCAGACAGCGGGAGGGCGGACGTCACCCTGGGTGGCCCTCGCCGGactgagaccttccccatctctgtcaaggagctgcagagccactttgagaccctgggtggcaggaag GAAGCGGAAAGTGGCAaaagctcactgccaccagcactggccacTCAGCCTGGGAGCCAGACGGACATTTCTCTGATGGAAGTGTCCAGCGTGAAACGGGGGAGGGcaatctttgagaagatgtcctCAGGCAATGGACAGACCACCAACACTGAAG tgggtggctgcaaagctgtaggAGGACTTCCAGAAGACAGCCCTCCCAACACCGGCAATACACTGACGGAATTCCAGGAGAATGtctccttgaaagacaaaatggctctgtatcaggctgcggtgtcaaaggcagagaacagcaaccgctttgccaat acctcagaggaaatcaagtcctgcactgtgcccggcggcctggctgcagtgaggaaacactttgagaaTGGGCAGATGACCCCTTCAATGACCACCTTCGctcactcccagcaccagcacaaagctgcagag gagacctcaagtaccactcagctcccactatcaagcagcaccagggaagctgagtgcaGTGCGACGAGCTCCAAAGAAGCCCCACTAGAAGCCTTTCAAAGCAAAGAG gtttctctcggggagcaagtgactccagagacaaacGGGGCTTCTACACTCACCCGGCATACTGATGAAGCAG taagcaatgcAGCTGTGGACGTGGAGGTCCCAACCACTTCCACAGAGGTTTGTGACCATCAGacggaaaggacagcagaggaaaacgctgttcccatagacagagagactgcaacatctgtaccagatggcaag ttcctcagatgcacagaaattcTCAACTTGAGGAAAAACGAAGACAAGCGTCAAAATGTCGAGGGCTATCTGGACCAGGCAATTCCACTGGCACTGCCGAGcgaagcactgcaccagcccaaAAGCACCATGCCGTCTGCTCTTGCCAGAATGAGAGCCATGAATGCAATCATCAAGAGCCATGCACATTCTGTAAGACGGCCACgtcaccaaggagctgctgggctgccagttcTAAGTGTATGTGCACAAGAAAACGCAAAGGTTCAAAGAGGCGCCACCTATTCAGACGAGATGCTCCCTAAGCCTGGGGAGCCGCAGATGAGGGAGCCACTGAGAcaacccaaaagcagaagcaatt ACAGGCAGGTTAAAAGGCGGCGCCTCTTCCTGCGGCCATCACTTCTTGGAAGTGAGATTGTGACGGACGAGGTAGGATGA